The DNA sequence TACTGAAGCAAAACAAAATAGTATCTCAGATTAGAAGTCTATATTATATGTGCAAGTCATCAAGTCTGATTCATCCCATGATAAAGAACACGGAGCTTCGtttcccccaaaaaaatatttttctgtTACAGGAGGAGTGTCAGCTGGGGAACCGATAGGGAGACCTGCAGCTCTGAGCTACTACTTTCAACTGCAGTTCTGTTCAACCTCAATAACAGCTACATGCTCAGACTACAAAAATACCTCTAGCCTGACATGCTGTAGGGGGGTGGGTTCCTTAACCCCTTGTCCTTCCCCTTTTCTCTCATGTTGGTCCTTCCATGTCACAGGGCAGGCAGTTTGAGACAGAAAGGTGGGAAGACAACAGGCTCAGTACACCTCACATGATCACTGAGCCTAACAGGCATTTAGGGGATGAGAAGAACTCGAGAAGACAACAATGTTCCTCCCTAGTAATCTGGACTGGTCCTCGACAAACAATATATCCATACCCACTCAATTCTAAAAGACTACACCAAACTACGATTCGTCCTCGTCTTTCTCCCTGTGACCGTAGGGACTCTGCTAATAGAACACTCGGGCTATTATAGTGAATTCAGCTGCAGAACCAGATGTCCAACGTGAAATGTACAACACTTGGCTTCATCAAACGTCTTGTATCTGGCATCAGTTGCGTCTGCCTCATGTTCTGCCTCATTGGTTTCCTTGGTGATTGGAAAATCCAGGCTAACCAGTTTTTGACTGGCATCTGGTACTGTTGTGGGGATGTAGTATCAGAGTGCAAAAACCCTTAGTAGGTGCCCTTTAGATTTACAAACAGACAGTGCTttagtttgtttaaaaaaaagaataacaaAAGATGAGTAAAAACAACAAAAGAGACAAAACGTAAAGTACAGTAGCACATAAGGGGTGCAGGGTTGCTATGGGAAACAGGAATGAACATTGAAACACCATAACTAATTTTTCTGTTTTCTACAAGTTATGCTGCAGCCATCTGATTAAGTTCTCCGTCATCGTGCGTCCAATCAGGAAGTCGGTTGGCCACATGGTGAACATGAGGGCGCCGTGGAAACCTCCGGCGTAGTGTTCGTGAGTCACCTCGACTCCGGCGCGACGCAGGCGCGCGGCATACATCACCCCGTCGTCCCTCAGCACGTCGTACTCACACGTCAGAACGTAGGCCTTGGGTAGCGAGCGTAGAACGGCATCCGGGACCAGCAGGGGCGAGGCCCGGGGGTCAGCGATGGAGCGCGATGGCCCGTCCGACCCCACCCCTCCCACCGACAACGCCACGACCGGAGCGCTGTAGTTGTACTTGCCCCGGTAGGACTCTGGCAGGAAGGCACTCCAGTTGACGAATTTGAGCAGAGCAGCGGAATCTGGGCTGTTGTGAGTGTTGGTCATCATGGCCCTGAAGAAGGTCTTGTCGCTGGTGAAGTACTCGCTCCAGAAGCGCACCATTAGGGTACGGGGCAGGATAGGCATGTTCTGGTTCTGCTGGTAGGACGGGGTATTGAGGTCCAGAGCCTGCAGCACAGGGTAGAGCAGGGCCTGGACCTTCAGCTGCAACTGCTGTTCTGGATCCTGCTGCAGCTggacacacaccccacacacacacacacacacacacacacacacacacacacacacacacacacacacacacacacaggaccattaGAACTAGTGGTCTGTACTGTACTGCAGCCTTGGATGGTTCCTCCTAATCTCACCTATTTACGATCAAAACAGTGGATAGATAATACTGcttttttaacacacacacacagctaacctGCTGGGACACGGCAGCAGCCAGGTTTCCCCCGGCGCTGTCCCCAGATACAGCGATGCGTCCTGGGTCTACAGAGTACTGGGCCAGGACCCCGCTCTGGAGGAAGTGCTTCACCGCCCGGTACACGTCCTCATAGGGGACGGGGAAATGGTGCTCGGGGGCCAGGCGGTACCTGAGAAGAAACAGGGGTTAGATAGAATTCAGGTCATCTCACCTGGGAAACACGTTTGTGTACCAGCTGaggtacactaccggtcaaaagtagtgtcgaacacctgctcattcaggGGTTTAtttctattattttctacattgtagaataataaaaactatgaaataacacatatggaatcatgtagtaaccataaaaaagtgtttaacaaatcaaaatatatttcatatttgaaattcttcaaagtagccaccctttgccttgatgacagctttgcacacacttggcattctctcaaccagcttcatgaggtagatgGAATGCAtctaaattaacaggtgtgccatgttgAAAGGGAAATTggtaatttatttccttcttaatgcgtttgagccaatcagttgtgttgtgactaggtaggggtggtatacagaagatggtctatttggtaaaagaccaagtccatattatggcaagaacaactcaaatacgcagataaatgacagtccatcattactttaagacatgaaggtcagacaaTTTGGAAAACTtccaagaacttttaaagtttcttcaagtgcagttgcaaaagccATCAAgctctgtgatgaaactggctctcatgaggaccgccacaggaaaggaagacccagagttacctctgctgcagaggataagttcattagagttaccagcctcagaaattgcagcccaaataaatgcttcagagttcaagtaacagatctcaacatcaactgttcagaggagactgtgtgaatcaggccttcattgtcaaactgctgcaaagaaaccactactgaaaagacaccaataagaagagacttgcttgggccgagaaacacgagcaatggacattagattatACAGGATGAGGAGGTTGTTCTATCTGCTGTGTAGGACCAAAGGCTAGCTGATACAAGAGCATTGCTTTTCATTAGATGGTGTGGAGATAAAAGACAAGTCataatgatactgtataataaagTCATACTTCAGCCCATGAACACATGAAGCAGTTTAGAGAATAAAACATTTTAGCATTGGAATGTTGACAGGAATTTGGCTGGCAGACTGCACACACACTATCTCGCTCTCACCCTTAGTactactgtacacacccacaGGAATTTAGCGGGAAGGAATCCAATATTGTGATTAAGGGAGAGCCAAttcactctctcaaccagctgctTATTACTATTACTGGTAACAAGACCGAGAGCGAGGGGAgcggagcgagggagggagagagcgagaggggagagagcacgGGAAGCGGAGCGAGGGGGAGCGGAGCGAGGGGGAGCGGAGCGAGGGGAGCGGAACGACGGGGAGCGGAACGACGGGGAGCGGAACGACGGGGAGCGGAACGACGGGGAGCGAGGGGAGCGGAACGACGGGGAGCGAGGGGAGCGGAACGACGGGGAGCGAAGCGAGGTGTACCAGCCCGAAGAGGGGCGCGAGCCCGAAGAGGGGCGCGAGCGAagctgagagaggagagcgagacacAGCGGAGAGggcatgaaagagagagaagtagagagatggCGAAAggtagtgtgtgtatttatgtctTCCAAATCAAACGAGAGCTGCCTTTTCACAATTTTACCAAGTATAAACAAGCAGATGTTTATCGTGGGCCTATCTGAGCTTTCACAGCAGCCTGTTAGATAAGATGTATATCATAACACCGGCTGTATGTCAGATACACAGCAAAGATATACTCACTCTACAGACACGACCACAGAGTTAAGATCCATGACCATCTGCCTAGCCAGGAGGTCATATGGTCCCATTCCTgcacacagagaggagagcagagagccaTCAGAGACTAGATCTAATATCATATTATATCATCAACAGCTGCAACGTACTCAATAGTATGTTGAGCATCTCATTCTCAATACTCTTGTAGTCCTGGAAAGTAACAAACACACAGCAGATTCCAGGCACAACATAACACTAGTCAAATGATTGCCTTTGGTTACCAGGAGGGTCACCACGGTCTCTGTGCTGAACAGCTTAAACATAATGTTCTTCAGGGGACGTGGAGGGTGAACAGAGTGTAAAttaattctatagtaaactgtagaatACCATACACTAAAGGTGGAccggcatggccgattaattaggggcgATTTAaagttcataacaatcggtaaatcggcatttttggacaccgattatggccgattacattgcattccgTGAGTAGACTGCGTGACAGGCtgacctgttacgcgagtgcagcaaggagccaaggtaagttgctagctagcaataaacttatcttataaaaaacaatcaatcttcacataatcactagttaactacacatggttgattacaaggttaactagcttgtcctgcgttgcctGTTAAttggagtgggccaaaattcacccaacttattttgggaagcttgtggaaggctacccaaaacatttgacccaagttaaactatttaaaaaggcaatgctaccaaatactaattgaatgtatgtaaacttctgacccactggggaatgtgatgaaagaaataaaagctgaaataaatcattctactattattctgacatttcacattcttaaaataaagtggtgatactaactgatctaaaacagggactttttttactaggattaaatgtcagaaactgttaaatgtattcggctaaggtgtatgtaaacttctgagtttaactgtatatgaaatacagatggtatagagagaaatagtcgacgcgtcataattcctagaataactacaacctaaaacttcttaactgggaatattgaaccaccagctttcatatgttctcatgttctgagcaagaaactgaaacgttagctttctttaaatggcacatattgcacttttactttcttctccaacactttgtttttgcattatttaaaccaaattgaacgtttcgTTATTTATCCGAGACTAAacagattttatttatgtattatattaagttaaaatagtGTTCATTGtgcattcagtattgttgtaattgtcattattataaatataCAAAAATTAAATAATACAGTAGATTAATCCGCATCGCCgttaaaatcataatcggtcgacctctacaacacactgttgtacactacacactacacaacacactgttgtacactacacactacacaacacactgttgtacactacacactacacaacacactggTGTACACTACACACTGGTGTACACTACACACTGGTGTACACTACACACTGGTGTACACTACACACTGGTGTACACTACACACTGgtgtacactacactatacaacacactgttgtacactacacactacactgttgtacactacacactacacactacactgttgtacactacacactacacactgttgtacactacacactacacaacactgttgtacactacacactacacactgttgtacactacacactacacaacacactgttgtacactacacactacactgttgtacactacacactacacactacactgttgtacactacacactacacactacactgttgtacactacacactacacaaccatgttgtacactacacactacacaacactgttgtacactacacactacactacacactgttgtacactacacactacacaacacactacacaacacactgttgtacactacacactacactacacactggtGTACACTACACACTGgtgtacactacactatacaacacactgttgtacactacacactacacactacactgttgtacactacacactacacaaccatgttgtacactacacactacacaacactgttgtacactacacactacacaacactgttgtacactacactctacacactgttgtacactacactctacacactgttgtacactacacactacacaacacactgttgtacactacacaacacactgttgtacactacacaacacactgttgtacactacacaacacactgttgtacactacacaacacactgttgtacactacacaacacactgttgtacactacacactacacaacacactgttgtacactacacactacactgttgtacactacacactacactgttgtacactacactacacactggtgtacactacacactaatgtacactacactctacactggtgtacactacactacacacttgTATACTACACACttttacactacactacactacacactggtGTACACTACACACTtttacactacacaacacactggTGTACACTACACACTtttacactacacaacacactggTGTACACTACACACttttacactacactacacactggtGTACACTACACACTTTTACACTACACACCGgtgtacaccacactacacactgttgTATCGCTCAATCATGTCtcgtacttactatagaatgttgtagtatacagtagaatactatagtaaatactacagtaatatccGTAAAAACACTACTTTTTTTTACTATAGTGAAAACGACAGTATTTCATTGGCATATtccctgcccattcccctcccccatatcgCTGGGGCCTCTGGTTCTTTCTTGGCTCGATTCCCAGTGCCGACATTCAGCCCACTGAACCTCTACGACATTACATTATGCTGGCTGGATTCCAACATCCTTTTGCCATTCAATTCACCTTTCATTTCCTCCCTTGATCGACACAACCTGTGATCACAAATACACATGTAAATCCGCTACTCACTGGCGCTGCCCAGGCACCATCCTCCTCCGTGCAGGTATATGACTGCTCTCCTCAGCTCAGTGTCGCCGCCCTGCAGTTTGGGCTGgtacaccaccacctccacctcatcAAACAGCTCCTCCGTAACGTGCACACGTTGGTCTGACACGGGCACCACCCGCTCAGCGAACGTGATGAACATCATCACCCCCATGTAGTCCTTCAACCCCAGCAGCTCACTGAAGTCTGCCTGCAGAGAGAGACGAAGAGGCATGTTggagcagagaggtagagagagatgaaaagcAGAGAGACGTGGGAGAAGAGAGACGAGACCAGAAGGAGACCAGGGAACGAGACCAGGAGACCAGGGAAAGAGACCAGAAGGAGACCAGGGGAAGAGACCAGAAGGAGACCAGGGGAAGAGACCAGAAGGAGACCAGGGGAAGAGACCAGAAGGAGACCAGGGGAAGAGACCAGAAGGAGACCAGGGGAAGAGACCAGAAGGAGACCAGGGGAAGAGACCAGAAGGAGACCAGGGGAAGAGACCAGAAGGAGACCAGGGGAAGAGACCAGAAGGAGACCAGGGGAAGAGACCAGGGGAAGAGACCAGGGGAAGAGACCAGGGGAAGAGACCAGGGGAAGAGACCAGGGGAAGAGACCAGGGGAAGAGACCAGGGGAAGAGACCAGGGGAAGAGAATGAATAAAGGCATTCAGAAGGGATGTTGTGAGGGAGGACAAAAaacatagggagagagaaagagggggaggaagagaaggaggaagagagaaatatGGATAAAAAGATATGGATAAAGATAAATTCATCTTAGTTTCAAATCTGAGGTAATCAGATGTTCATGAACTGCAATCAAACAAGAGGAACAAGTAGGGGAGTAAAGGGCTTTCCCCTGATTCGTGTGAGCTTCAGAGGGGATCTACAGTCAAGGCCCCAGCTGTCCACCAGAAGGCCCCAGCTGTCCACCAGAAGGCCCCAGCTGTCCACCAGAAGGCCCCAAGCTGTCCACCAGAAGGGCCCAAGCTGTCCACCAGAAGGGCCCAAGCTGTCCACCAGAAGGGCCCAAGCTGTCCACCAGAAGGGCCCAAGCTGTCCACCAGAAGGGCCCAAGCTGTCCACCAGAAGGGCCCAAGCTGTCCACCAGAAGGGCCCAAGCTGTCCACCAGAAGGCCCCAAGCTGTCCACCAGAAGGCCCCAAGCTGTCCACCAGAAGGCCCCAAGCTGTCCACCAGAAGGCCCCAAGCTGTCCACCAGAAGAACCAAGCTGTCCACCAGAAGAACCAAGCTGTCCACCAGATGAACCAAGCTGTCCACCAGATGAACCAAGCTGTCCACCAGAGGGGatctacagtcctgttgttattTAATGTCTTTGCGTGCCATGCACCAGCTAAACATGTCAGTAAAGGCTCCTTCCTTGCTCTAGGACAGAGACAGGCATGACCGTGGATAATTCAATTGTAAAAAATTCATACAAATCGCTCACTGAATACCAGGAGAAGTTCACCCCTTGATCctcaatcaaaatgtatttgtttcaCTCAACTGGAACAGAGTGAATTATTGTCTGTTTGATAACctatttatactgtatgttaattTGCAGAGAATATTGCAGTTGATTCTTCTGGACAACACTTTTATCTGGACCCGGTTCAATGGAGATATTGAGAATTATTTTctccaaataataataatactaagaAATCTAGTCAGGGGGGAATTCAGTCTAATTTAAACATTTCTCTCTGTATAATATATTATAATTTGAAATACATACTTTGAACAATGTCGAATTACATATTATCTATAATCGATAAACATCTCTGGTTCCTCCGTTCATAAAGCATCGATTTTCTTTATTAGGATCTATAATTAGAACAGGTGAGCAGGACTACAATAGCTGGATTACCGTCTAATATAATCTGGTGTGACTGTCATTCAGCATGTCTGCATGTACCCAACAACCTCAGCGGAATCCATTTACTACGCTACTAACTAGGCTGTGTACCGTGTCAAAGGACTGGCCAAAAACAATTTCATTCCAGTCAAACATCATAAAAAAACAGTATTGAgttatgtaaaaatgtatgagTTTTACGCATGACTCCCACGCACATCGGAGAAGCGTAACTTTAAGTATGATTCCTCTTTGATAGTAAAATTACAATATTAAAAACACAACAGAATAAACCAGCCTAATGTGTTCTGAATCAAAAACGAATGTAATAGGTCATCGTTAATCAACTCAAAGTATTTTTACCAGGTGGCTGAGACTTCTGAAGAAGCAGTCGGTCAACATGagtttccatctctcctctatctcgtCTGGAATGGGCTGGTAAACATAATAAGATGTGAACGCTCCTAAAGACAGGAGTAAAAATATGCCTTTCAACCGCATTTTACGAGTCCCCAGCTATTGATGGAAGAAAGCAGACAGAAACTGTGTCAGTTTCGCTTATTAACAAGTCACTTCAATCCGAGCACAGCGTTATAGTGGATTCATTCTGGAACTGAGCCAGCCAGATATGAAAGCACGTGTTAAGAGTTATCTGATCTTTATAAGCGAGCATGACGTATGGAAGGCCAAGAGGTTCAAAACGTCTTACCCGGAACACGTCTTGTTATTATCATTTTTACACTTGCTTTTTTCAAGTATCAAATGTCATTTTCTGTACACGTGATTTTTTTTTCACCTGTTCAGTGTGTGTTTACAGGTGATTTGAACACTTGTTAGGGTCATTTTTACACTCGTTCATTAAACCTGTTCAATGTGTGTTTACAGGTGATTAGAACGCTTGTTATGGTCATTTTTACACTCGTTCATTACACCTGTACAGCCTGTTGGGTAAGGAATTGCGTTTTTGTAGTTGTTTTTGAATAATTGCCTAACATTTTATATTTGGTAGCTAACGTCgcattttgtgatttttttttaagcaTTTATGTATATTCATAATTCATAGaggtattttttaaaattttaattAGCTATCCATCATTTTTCCTTGTCTGAAGTTTCAAGCTAAATATCaaggatataaaaaaaaaaaatgatgacaCTTTTCCATCCACCAGAGGGGATTGTTTTGCGAAAAGTACCAACTTTTCCAAACCCCCATTTGTTTGATAAATAAATTGAATCAATAATAGTCACTATACTTTCCAAACCACAAAGGCTGAATTCAAATGTTTTCAAAAAGGGAAAATATAAACTGTTATTGAGGCAGCGGAGGAAGGACCAGGGTTCACAACATTTCAGATAAATAAGCTTcttcactgcacctgtacataacccatctgtaaacagcccatctatctacctcatccccatacagtgtttatttatttatcttgctcctttgcaccccagtatctttacttgcacatttaccattccagtgttaaattgctatattgtaattacttccaccaccatggcctatttattgccttaactcccttctactgtattattgactgtatgtttgttttactccatgtgtaactctgtgttgttgtgtgtgtcgaattgctacgctttatcttggccaggtcgcagttgcaaatgagaattcGTTCTCAACtaggccacctggttaaataaaggtgaaattctcgtgcatatggaaaatgtctgggatcttttatttcagctcttgaaacatgagaccaacactttacatgttgcatttatatttttgttcagtgtatatatatatatgtccatGTGAAAATGTGATGCAAACTGAGACGGCACCACTCAAGTTGGTAATCCAATGTTTTGAAAATAGCTCATTatatctcccttcctcctccaatGTATTCCATATTGCTCACTTCCTCACCAGACAGTAGCAACAAAACTATTCAAAAACATGCTATTTTCATTCATCaaccacatttaaaaaaaaaggtagtaGACATTTCCCCAATCATAGTCTAGCTCAAAACTAATGACACTGTATCAGCATGTAAAAAGTAACAGTACAAAACATTTTAACAAACATAAAATAATAAGTTAGTTTTGACTGAATAGTTACATAATAAATGTTCCAAAACAATACATTACA is a window from the Oncorhynchus mykiss isolate Arlee chromosome 24, USDA_OmykA_1.1, whole genome shotgun sequence genome containing:
- the LOC110503426 gene encoding arylacetamide deacetylase-like, whose product is MRLKGIFLLLSLGAFTSYYVYQPIPDEIEERWKLMLTDCFFRSLSHLADFSELLGLKDYMGVMMFITFAERVVPVSDQRVHVTEELFDEVEVVVYQPKLQGGDTELRRAVIYLHGGGWCLGSARMGPYDLLARQMVMDLNSVVVSVEYRLAPEHHFPVPYEDVYRAVKHFLQSGVLAQYSVDPGRIAVSGDSAGGNLAAAVSQQLQQDPEQQLQLKVQALLYPVLQALDLNTPSYQQNQNMPILPRTLMVRFWSEYFTSDKTFFRAMMTNTHNSPDSAALLKFVNWSAFLPESYRGKYNYSAPVVALSVGGVGSDGPSRSIADPRASPLLVPDAVLRSLPKAYVLTCEYDVLRDDGVMYAARLRRAGVEVTHEHYAGGFHGALMFTMWPTDFLIGRTMTENLIRWLQHNL